In Populus nigra chromosome 1, ddPopNigr1.1, whole genome shotgun sequence, one genomic interval encodes:
- the LOC133680843 gene encoding uncharacterized protein LOC133680843, producing MAALHAISPHGLLSLSKTKKTISKSLQNPQFLSPKLPRNQTFSRNKQSWHLNSVVQEELDVIPVQSGDSVDQKEGMVAIPVEREGTELAAQVSGFGGSDGQFSFEGFSSASSSGIDGESIDRQSESERLFDRTINAMIVLGAGTYAITKLLTIDHNYWHGWTLFEILRYAPQHNWSAYEEALKTNPVLAKMMISGMVYSLGDWIAQCYEGKPLFEYDRTRMFRSGLVGFTLHGSLSHYYYQFCEELFPFQDWWVVPAKVAFDQTLWAAAWNSIYFTALGFLRLESPASIFSELTATFWPMLTAGWKLWPFAHLITYGVIPVEQRLLWVDCVELIWVTILSTYSNEKSEARISEAAVEASSSSLPSSLEE from the exons ATGGCTGCTTTACACGCCATTTCTCCTCACGGTCTCCTTTCtctttcaaaaaccaaaaaaaccatttcaaaAAGCCTGCAAAACCCTCAGTTTCTCAGCCCAAAATTGCCAAGGAACCAAACTTTCTCCAGAAACAAACAGAGCTGGCACTTGAATTCTGTTGTCCAAGAAGAGCTCGATGTTATTCCAGTACAAAGCGGTGACAGTGTAGACCAGAAAGAAGGGATGGTAGCGATTCCAGTAGAGAGAGAAGGGACCGAGTTGGCTGCTCAGGTGAGTGGGTTTGGAGGGAGCGACGGGCAGTTCTCTTTTGAAGGGTTCTCTTCAGCTTCAAGTTCCGGTATTGATGGAGAGAGTATAGATAGGCAATCGGAATCCGAGAGGTTATTTGATAGGACCATCAATGCAATGATTGTTCTTGGTGCTGGTACTTATGCTATCACCAAGTTGCTCACAATTGACCATAATTACTGGCAT GGGTGGACTCTCTTTGAGATACTAAGATATGCTCCTCAACACAACTGGTCTGCTTATGAGGAAGCTCTAAAGACAAACCCAGTTTTAGCAAAAATGATGATTAGTGGCATGGTCTACTCTCTAGGGGATTGGATTGCTCAG TGCTATGAAGGTAAACCCCTTTTCGAGTACGACCGCACAAGAATGTTTAGATCGGGCCTTGTTGGCTTTACATTACATGGTTCCCTTTCACATTACTATTACCAGTTTTGTGAG GAGCTTTTTCCCTTCCAAGATTGGTGGGTGGTTCCTGCCAAAGTAGCCTTTGACCAAACTTTGTGGGCAGCAGCTTGGAACAGCATTTATTTCACAGCCTTGGGATTCTTGCGTCTGGAATCACCCGCCAGCATTTTCAGTGAACTGACAGCTACATTCTGGCCTATGCTTACA GCAGGATGGAAGCTTTGGCCGTTTGCTCATCTTATCACATATGGTGTGATCCCTGTAGAACAAAGACTCCTTTGGGTGGACTGTGTAGAACTCATCTGGGTGACCATACTGTCTAC TTATTCAAACGAGAAATCAGAAGCAAGAATATCTGAGGCAGCAGTAGAAGCTTCTTCCAGTTCTCTGCCCAGTTCCCTTGAG GAGTAG
- the LOC133695979 gene encoding peptidyl-prolyl cis-trans isomerase CYP37, chloroplastic has translation MALPLSSSSIIISSKKLSFNVSISQKPTQKHLFLSAHFAFRLNEARSQVTARPAVRACNSTTSTYAKDLACEHDFPPNLYMSTFGDGTKKLKSLIAMILIFIQISAPVPLSGWDFWYVSPAKAVLYSPDTKVPRTGELALRKAIPANINMKSIQTSLEDISYLLRIPQRKPYGTMEGNVKKALKIAKDEKDSILASLPADLKERGSTLYASLIDGKGGLQALLQCIKDQDPDRVSVGLASSLDTVAELELLQAPGLSFLLPQQYLKYPRLTGRGTVEFTIEKVDGSTFSPEAGGEPKKNAKIQVVIDGFSAPLTAGNFVKLVVDGAYNGAKLSFTDQAVLTDNGLDKNSGYSVPLEIMPSGQFEPLYRTTLSVQDGELPVLPLSVYGAVAMAHSEVSEDFSAPYQFFFYLYDKRNAGLGGLSFDEGQFSVFGYTTAGREILSQIKSGDIIQSAELVEGQDRLILPNEN, from the exons ATGGCTTTGCCTTTATCCTCTTCTTCTATCATCATCTCTTCCAAGAAGCTCTCCTTCAATGTCTCCATCTCTCAAAAACCGACTCAAAAGCACCTTTTCCTCTCTGCCCATTTTGCATTTCGACTCAATGAAGCTCGTAGCCAAGTTACAGCAAGACCTGCTGTCCGTGCCTGCAACTCTACAACAAGTACTTATGCCAAG GATCTGGCATGCGAGCACGATTTTCCTCCTAATTTGTACATGTCGACTTTTGGAGATGGAACGAAAAAACTTAAGAGTCTGATTGCTATGATACttatttttatccaaatttCTGCACCAGTACCTTTGAGTGGTTGGGACTTTTGGTATGTTTCTCCAGCAAAAGCGGTGCTTTATTCTCCGGACACCAAGGTCCCAAGAACCGGGGAGCTTGCATTAAGAAAGGCTATCCCAGCAAACATAAACATGAAGTCCATACAG ACTTCTCTCGAGGACATTTCATACTTGCTAAGAATTCCACAAAGAAAACCTTATGGAACCATGGAGGGTAATGTGAAGAAAGCACTAAAG ATAGCAAAGGATGAAAAGGATTCTATCCTGGCAAGTCTACCAGCAGACTTGAAGGAAAGGGGGTCTACACTGTATGCATCTCTAATAGATGGGAAG GGTGGTTTGCAAGCACTCCTTCAATGTATTAAGGATCAGGACCCAGATAGAGTTTCTGTTGGCCTTGCATCTTCGCTGGATACGGTTGCAGAGCTGGAGTTGCTGCAG GCTCCTGGGCTGTCATTTTTGTTGCCCCAGCAATACTTGAAATATCCAAG GCTAACAGGCAGAGGGACTGTTGAATTTACCATTGAGAAAGTAGATGGCTCAACATTTTCCCCAGAAGCTGGTGGTGAACCGAAAAAGAATGCCAAAATTCAG GTTGTTATAGACGGATTCTCAGCACCATTAACAGCAGGGAATTTTGTGAAACTG GTAGTTGATGGAGCATATAACGGGGCAAAGCTCAGCTTCACTGACCAAGCTGTTCTCACTGACAATGGACTTGATAAGAACAGTGGTTACAGTGTTCCCTTAGAGATAATGCCATCGGGCCAATTTGAACCTTTGTACCGAACAACATTAAGTGTCCAG GATGGAGAATTGCCAGTTCTTCCACTATCTGTTTACGGGGCAGTTGCAATGGCGCACAGTGAGGTTTCTGAGGACTTCTCTGCACCATATCAGTTTTTCTTCTATCTCTATGATAAAAGAAAT GCTGGTTTAGGAGGGCTATCTTTCGATGAAGGGCAGTTTTCAGTTTTTGG ATACACAACCGCTGGGAGAGAAATTCTTTCACAGATAAAAAGTGGGGATATAATTCAATCAGCAGAGCTCGTGGAAGGTCAGGATCGCCTCATATTGCCAAATGAGAACTAA